The genomic interval GCCGCAAGCGCGCCTCGCGCTGGAGGCGGCGATGGCGTCGTACCAGACCGGGGCGGTGGACTTTCTCACGCTGCTCGCGAACGTGACGAGCGTGCTGACCTACGACCTCGCCTCCCAACAACAGCACGCGCTGCACCTCAAGGCACTGGCGCGCATCGAGCCCCTGACGGGCCTGTCCCTGATTCATTAGTGAGGACCACCATGACTACCCCGTCGTCCGCTCCCCACACCTCGCGCCTGCTCCTGGCCGCCGTCGCCGTCGGCTCGCTGGCGCTGGGCGCCGGGATCACCTACACGCTGGTGCGCCGCGGCGCGGCACCGGCGGGGGCAGCCCCCGCGGCGACCACCGAGCACGCGCAGGCGGGCCACTCGACGCCGGCTGCAGAGGCCTCGGCGCCTGGGCCCCAACGGGTGCTGATCTCGCCGGCCCGTCAGCAGACGATCGGCGTGCGGACCGCGATCGTCGGCCACCAATCGATGGACTCGACCATTCGAACGGTGGGCGCGATGGCCTACGACGAAACCCGCATCACCGAGGTGCACCCGAAGATCGCCGGATGGGTGGAGCGCACCTTCGTCGATTACGTCGGCAAGACCGTCCGGCGCGGACAGCCCCTGCTCACGATCTACAGCCCGGAACTCGTCTCGACCCAGCACGAGTACCTGCTGGCGCTGCGCGCGCGCGGGCAACTGAGCAAGAGCGCGTTCGCGGAAACCCGCAGCGGCGCCGAATCGCTGCTCGAAGCCACCCGGGACCGCCTGCGCCTCTGGGACGTCAGCGACGCGCAGGTCGAGGCGCTCGAGCGCACCGGCGAAGTGCAACGAACCCTGACCCTGTATTCGCCGTTCAACGGGGTCGTGCTCGAACGCAACACCTACGCCGGGCAGTACATCACCCCTGACACGGCCACCGCGAAAATCGCCGACCTCTCGCGGATCTGGGTGGTGGCGCAGATCTTCGAATACGAAACGCGCTCGGTGAGGCTCGGGCAGGAGGCCCTGATCGAGTTCCCGTACGGGCAGTCAACCCGCAAGCTCACCGGAAAGATCACGTTCATCTATCCGGACATCGATCCGCAGACCCGCCGCGCGCGCGTGCGCATCGAGTTCGCCAATCCCGGGCTCGAACTGAAGCCGGAGACCTACGTCACGGTAACCATCCAGGTCGCCGGCGGCCACGCGCTGGCCGTGCCGCGCGAAGCCGTGATCGACACCGGCACCGCCCAGTACGTGATCGTGGCGCTCGCCGACGGCTACTTCGAGCCGCGACCGGTCGAGGTCGGCGCCCCCGTCGACGCGTTCTATCCGGTCCTCACGGGCCTGGCCGAGGGTGACCGCATCGTGACCTCCGCGCAGTTCCTGATCGACTCCGAGACAAACTTGCAGGCGGCGATGCAGGCGATGTCGCTGAGCATGCCGGGCATGGACATGGGCGGCGCCACGAGGGACCTCCCGGCCAAGGGCGTGGGTGGAGCCGGCGCCGACATGCCGGGCATGGACATGAGCCCGAAACCAGGGGCCGCGCCCGGCAACGCGACGCCGCCGCCACCGCACCAGCATCAGTAGGCGAAGGGAACCGTCATGATCGACAAGCTCATCGCCTTCAGCGCCCGCAACGGCTTCGTCGTCTTGCTGCTGATCGTCGCGATCACCGGCGGCGGCGTGTGGGCGATTCGGTCGACGCCGATCGATGCCATCCCCGACCTGTCGGACGTCCAGGTGATCATCAGCGCCAACTGGGAAGGCCGCAGCCCGACCCTGGTCGAGGACCAGGTGACCTATCCGATCGTGACGGCGCTGCTCTCCGCGCCACAGGTCAAGGTGGTGCGCGGGTTCTCGTACTTCGACGTCGCGTTCGTCTACGTGATCTTCGAAGACGGCACCGATCCGTACTGGGCCCGCAGCCGCGTGCTCGAGTATCTCAACGGCCTGCAGGGCCGCCTGCCGGCCGGGGTCACGCCCATCCTCGGGCCCGACGCCTCGGGAGTGGGCTGGGGATTCGAGTACGCGCTCGTCGATCGCACCGGCAAGACCGACCTCGCGCGCCTGCGCACGCTCAACGACTGGTACGTGCAGTACTGGCTGCGCAGCGTTCCAGGGGTCGCCGAGGTGGCGCCGGTCGGCGGCTACGTCAAGCAGTACCAGGTCGAGATCGATCCGAACGCACTGGTGGCCTACGGCATGTCGATCGACATGGTGATCGCCGCCATTCGCCAGAGCAACAACGACGTTGGCGGGCGGGTCGTCGAGTGGACCGGCCGGGAGTACATGGTCCGGGGCCGCGGCTACCTCACCGGTGTCGCGGACATCGAGATGGTGAGCCTCGGTGCCCGCCCCAACGGCACTCCCGTCCTGGTCAAGGACGTCGGTCGTGTGCAGATTGGCTCCGACATGCGGCGGGGCGTGGCCGACCTGAACGGCGAAGGCGACGTCGCCGGCGGTATCGTCGTGATCCGATCCGGCGTCGACACCAACAGCGTGATCAAGAACATCAAGGCGGCGGTGGCCGGCCGCATCCAGCCGGCCCTGCCCGAAGGCGTCGAGTTGGTCACCACCTACGACCGCTCCGACCTGATCGAGCGCTCGATCAGCAACCTGAGGGAGAAGCTGATCGAAGAGGGCATCATCGTCTCCCTGGTCTGTGTCGTCTTCCTCTGGCACTTCCGCAGCGCACTGGTCGCCATCCTGACGCTGCCACTCGCGATTCTGCTGTCGTTTGTCGCCATGAAGGCGGTCGGCGTCGGCTCCAACATCATGAGCCTGGGCGGCATCGCGATCGCCATTGGCGCCATGATCGACGCCGCGATCATCATGATCGAGAACGCCCACAAGCACCTCGAGCACGACGAGGGCACGGGCTCGCGCACCGAGATCCTGATCAGGGCGGCGCAGGAAGTGGGCCGACCGCTGTTCTTCTCACTGCTGATCATCACGGTCTCCTTCCTGCCCATCTTCACGCTCGAAGGGCAGGAGGGCCGGCTCTTCCACCCGCTCGCCTTCACCAAGACGTTCGCGATGGGCTTCGCCGCGCTCACGTCCGTGCTGGTGGTGCCGTTCCTGATGGTCCTGTTCATTCGCGGCCGGATCCCCAAAGAGGAACGGAACCCGGTCAACCGGTTCCTGATCTGGGCGTACCACCCGTTTGTCCGGTTCGTCCTCCGGCACCGGGCGCTCACCCTGATCGCCGCCCTCCTCCTGATGGCCAGCACAGTCCCCGTCTACCTGAAGCTCGGTTCCGAGTTCATGCCGCCGTTGTACGAGGGCACGCTTCTCTACATGCCGATTACGCTCCCGGGCGCCTCGGTGCAAACCGCGCAGCAGATCCTGACGCTGCAGGACAAGCTGATCAAGTCGGTGCCGGAGGTGGCGTCGGTCTTCGGCAAGGCGGGCCGGGCGCTGACGGCCACCGACCCGGCGCCGCTCGAGATGATCGAGACGGTGATCAACCTCAAGCCCGAATCGGAATGGCGTCCGGGCATGACGGTGGATCTGCTCGAAGCGGAACTGGACAAGACGGTCCGGCTGCCCGGCGTGGTCAATGCCTGGACCATGCCCATCAAGGGGCGGGTGGACATGCTCTCAACCGGCATCCGCACGCCGGTGGGGATCAAGATCTTCGGTCCGAAGCTGGAAACCATCAACGAGATCGGCACCCAGATCGAAGGGGCCATCGCCAGCGTGGCCGGCACGCGCAATGTGTTCGCCGAACGTGTCACCGGCGGGTACTACCTCGACTTCACGATCAAGCGGGACCAGATTGCCCGCTACGGCCTCACCATCCAGGACGTCGAGATGGTGATCGAGTCGGCGATCGGCGGCGCGAACATCACGACCACCATCGAAGGGCGCGAGCGCTTCCCGGTCAGCGTGCGCTACCAGCGCGCCTACCGCAGCGACCTCAACACGCTCAAGCGAACCCTGATTGCGACACCCGGAGGCGCCCAGATCCCCATCGAGCAGGTGGCCGATATTTCGGTCAGCAGCGGCCCGACCGTGATCCGCACGGAGCAGGCGCAGTTACTGGGCTACGTCTACGTCGACGTCGCCGGGCGCGACATCGGCGGCTACGTGGAAGATGCCAAGCGCGTCGTGGCCCAGATGGTGAAGCTCCCGGAGGGCTACACCCTGGAGTGGAGCGGCCAATACGAGTACATGATGCGCGCCGCCGCGCGGCTCCGCATCGTCATTCCCGTCACGCTGCTCATCGTGATCGTGCTGCTCTACTTCAGCACCCGCAGCGCGGCGAAAATCCTGATCGTGCTGCTCGCCGTGCCGTTCTCACTGATCGGCGCGTTCTGGCTGATCTACCTCCTCGGCTACAACATGAGCGTGGCGGTGTGGGTAGGCATCATCGCGCTCGCCGGCGTCGACGCGGAGACGGGTGTCGTGATGCTGCTCTATCTGGACCAGTCGTTCGCGAAATTCAAGGCGGCGGGACGGATGAACAGCCTTGCTGATTTGCAGGAGGCCGTGGAAGACGGCGCCGTCAAGCGCATCCGCCCGAAGATGATGACCGTGATGGCCATCCTGATGGGACTGCTCCCGATCATGTGGAGCCACGGCGCCGGCGCCGACGTCATGAAACGCATCGCCGCGCCGATGGTGGGCGGCGTCGTCACCTCGTTCGCCCTCGAGCTGTTGATCTACCCGGTGGTCTACACGCTGTGGAAATGGCATACGGAAGTGAAACCCGCTCGCGTCAACCCGGCCGGTTAATCAGGAGACTTTATGTGGATGCGCATCGCCCTGCTTCTCTCGTGCCTGGCCGCCTGGACCGGGCCGGTATCGCCCGCCACCGCGCAACCGGCGCCGATCGAGGCGCGTGAGGACACCGCCTTCGGCGGGCATCCGGGCTCCCTGCGGCTCGACGGCGACGGCCTCGCCTTCGACGCACGCGATGCCAAGCGTAGCCGGCGCTGGACCTTTGACGAGGTTCGCCAGCTGCGCATCGAAACGTCTCGCCGCATCGTCGTGGAAACGTATCAGTCGCGCGGGTGGCGTCGTCTCGGCCACAGCCGGGCCTACCAATACCGCACCACGACGCCGGTGGCGCCCGAATGGGTGGCGGAAGTCCTGTCGCGCATCACCCGTTCAGTGGTCACGTCAGTGGTCCCGCCCCGGACGGCGCCGGCGCAGTTCACCGCCGACGTGCACCACGAGGGGACAGACACCGGAGGCCGGCTCGCGCTCTATTCTGACGGGATGGCCTTCGAGACGCCCCGCGACGGTTTCGCGCGCTTCTGGCGCTTCACGGACCTGGACGCCGTGCTCCTCCAGGACCGCTATCGGCTGCAGATCGCGGTCTACGAGGGTCCGCGCGAGCACGTGCGCCCGTTTCTCTTCACGCTCAAGAAGGACCTGCCACCCGGCTTCTACGACGAACTCTGGCGCGCCGTCAACGGGCGTTCCGGAATCGTTTCCAGGGAAGCGCTCAAGTAAAGGACTCTGTGAAGATTCAGATCCGGTCCATCGTCATCGCGGTCATCATTGGGTGGGGGCTTGAACCAGACGCTTGGCACGTTTTACCCTGGAGGAACACCAATGGCGAAATGCGGATGCAGGGAAGTTCATGAGCGGCGACGGGTCGTCTTGACTGGCGGGCCTGGCGCGGGAAAGACGGCCCTGCTGGAGCTGGTCCGGCAATCGTTCTGCTCCCATGTCAAGGTGTTGCCGGAGGCTGCTGGCGTGGTCTTTGGTGGCGGCTTTCCCCGGGAAGACGACCCCGCCTGTCAGCGCGCCGCGCAACGGGCGATTTTCCATGTCCAGCGCGAGCTGGAGGTCACGGGAGACAACCACCACCCGGCGATTGTCCTGTGCGATCGTGGCACCATCGACGGCCTCGCCTACTGGCCGGGAGAGCCCGAGGAGTTCTGGTCGTCCGTTGGCGCGACCGTGGACGATGAACTCCGCCGATACGACGCCGTCATCCACCTGCGAACGCCGCCGCTGGAGCACGGCTACAACCACCAGAACCCCCTGCGGACTGAGTCAGCGACCGCGGCCGCCGAAATCGACACACGGATTGCCCTCGCGTGGGAGCGGCACCCCCGCCGGTTCATCGTCGAGTCGTCCGCAGACTTCCTCGACAAGGCGGCTCGCGCCGTTGCAATCCTGCGCGACGAGGTGCCCGCCTGCTGTCGAGGACATGTCGTGCCGGCGCCGCGTAGCGGCCGACCGGTCGCGCGCTAGAAACCGATCGAATACACCAGCTTGAAAGTGCGGCCGCTCTCGGGCAGCACGTCCTTCAGATAATTCAAATGATTGCGGTACAGCGCGTCGGTGGCGTTATCCAGCCGCGCTGTGATCGTGTTGAGTACGCCAGCCTTGCTGAAGGAATAGGACCCAAACACCCGGCCGGTCGAGTAGCCGTCGGTCGGCAGTTCGGCCCCGTAGACGCGGGTCTGGTCCGAGACGATGGACACGCTGCCGCCGAACTGGAACGCGTTCTTTCGGTAGGTGAGGCCCGTCAGGACGCGGAAGGGCGGGATGCGCGGCAACGGCTGCCCAGACGCCGACAACTCGCCCTTGACCCAGTCGTAGGTGACTTCCACGGTGAGTTCGTCGGTCACTTTCACATCGGCGTGGGCCTCGGCGCCAAGCAACACGCTGTCGGCCGCGATGTTCTCAACCACAGGGAAGCCCTCTGCCTCTTCGCCGGTCGGCTGCCGAAAGATGTAGTTCTTGATGTCGTTTCGGAAGAACGTGAGTTCTCCTCCAAAGCGCCGTGAACGTCCCCGCACCGATACGTCGAACCCGAGTGCGTGCTCGGCACCGAGCTCGTCGTTGCCGACTTCAAACGCCAGGTTTCCCGGGTGCGGGCCCAGATAGTAGAGCTCTTCGAGCGCGGGATACCGTGCCGCTCTCGCTACGTTGATTGCGACCACGACATTCTCGTTCGCCGCCCGCGGCTTCAACAGCAGGCCGACCGATCCCGAAAACTCGTTGAAGGCGCGGGGCGTCAGGCCGTTCTCGGGTCGATATGCCGCGTGATCGAGACGGCCGCCAAACTGCACGGTTGCGTGGGGAGACCCGAACTCTTCGTACAGGAAACCAGCAAACGACCGCTGTCCGACCGGGGGGGACAGTGCCTCTTCGCCGGTCGCGGCGAAGTTGCGGTCCAGGAACCACACGCCGAAGCTTCCGGTCAACTTGCCGGCTGGACGATGCGAGAGCAGCACTTCGCCTTCCACCGTGTCGTTGTTGAACGTGGTGCCGACTTCGGTGCCCGTCAGCTCCGAGTGCTCGTAGCGGCGAACACCGAGCGTGGCCCGATACGATTGCAGCCACCCTCCCAGTTGCGCCCCGCCAGCTCGTAGGCTGAAGGAGTGGCGCTTCGGCGTCAGACTGATCTGCCCTTCTTCCACAATCGGAATGCCGTACTTCGTGTCGTCGTAACCGTAGCTGGCGCCGACGTATGAGCGCTCGCCCGTCCACGCGGCGCCGAGCGTCCCCAGGCCCATCCGCGAGCCCGAGTTGTCCACCTTGCCCTGTGGAGTCATGTAGTTGCCCGCACGCCGACCCGCACCGCCGAAATGCGCAGCGAATTTGCCGTTCCCGACGTGGATGTCACCCGCCCCGCCAGCCTGGGAACCGTTGCTGGTGTAATCCATGGTGATCGTACCGGATGCCCCCTGCTGTTTCTCTGTGGGAATCTGATCGGTGATGACGTTGACCAGGCCGCCGATCGCGTTGGCGCCGTAGAGCAAGGTGGCCGGTCCGCGCACGACCTCGATCTTCTTCGCCGCCGCAGGATTGCTCGGCACCGAGTGATCGCCCGACTGACTGGACAGGTCGCCCATGCGCTGGCCGTCTTCGAGGACCGCGATGCGGTCACCGTCGAGACCGCGGATCACCGGACGCGCCGGCCCGGGTCCGAAAGCGCGCGTGGCCACGCCAGGCGCTTCCGACAACGTGGCTCCGATCGTCGATTCAAGCTGCTTGGCCAGCTCCTGGCCCGCCAGCACGGAGGTGGGCTGATACGATTCGAACTGCGGACGGGCGTTCGGACTCACCGACAGCACTTCAGCAAAGTGCAGGTCGAAGTCGACGGCCAGATTGAGCGTCACTGGCTGCGCCGCGACTGTCACCTCAGTGCGCCGGGTGCTGTAGCCCTCCGCGCGGACACCGACGTGGTACGAACCCGGTGGCACACCCTCGAACTTATAGACGCCCTCGTCATTGGTGCGCACCTCGCGACGCAACTCGTCGATCACGACAAGTGCGGCGGCCAGCGGCTGATTATTGCCGCCCTGCGTCACCGTTCCGACGAGCGTTGTCGACGTCTGCGCCCATGCCTGGGTTTGAGTCATGGTGGCGAGAACCGCCACCGACATACCAACGAGACGAGCCAAGCGGATAACGTCCACGAACCACACTCCTCAACACACATCTCTGGAAACGGATGGCGATCGCCGGCCACGATCAGGCGACGCGCGCATGACATGCGCGTCAAGACCAGGGCAAGGGAGGCGACCGGCGAACCTTAGACGGCGAGGAAAGCGGGTGGGCCGCGGGAGGAAGGTGCGGCGCAGACCAGCTCAACGGGATGACTCTCACCGGGTTCTAGGCAAGGCGCTGAGGAGAACGGTGATGCGAGCGCAACCGGGTAGGAAACGAACGCTCCGCTGAAAGCCCGCTGCAGGTGACAGACAACGCAGTGTTCGGGCCGTGTCGGTCGAGACCCGGGCGCGACGATTCTGAGCGCGTCATGCTCACTCGACCCCGACACCAACCGGCACGCCGGATCGTCGTCGGCGCCGATCGTGTGTGCGTCGAGGCCAGGCAGCGCCACAGTGCTCAGGAACGCGAAGAGCACACACGCTGCGAGCGGACGCCGCCGAGGTCGAGGCAAAGCCACGGTTTTTCTATTCTGACCGCCAAAGAAAGGCTGGGTCAAGCAATACGCACGCGCGCATCACAGCTCAACCTCCCGGCGCTCGCGCGCGAAGACCGCGTAGAGAACCGGCAGCACCAGCAGCGTCAGGACGGTGGACGAGAGAATGCCGCCGACGACCACGGTCGCGAGCGGGCGCTGCACCTCGGCGCCGGTTCCCGTCGCCAGCGCCATCGGCAGGAAGCCGAGCGAGGCGACCATCGCCGTCATCAGCACCGGTCGCAGTCGCGCCAGCGCGCCGTGGAACACCGCCTCGTCCACCGACGCGCCGTCCGCCCTGAGGCGGTTGATGAACGTCAGCATCACCAGCCCGTTCAGCACGGCGACGCCCGACAGCGCGATGAAGCCGACTGCCGCGGAGATCGAAAACGGAATGTCCCGCAACCACAGCACCAGCACACCGCCGGTCATGGCCAGCGGCACGCCGCTGAACACCAGCAGGGCGTCACGCACGTTGCCGAACGTCGCGAACAGCAGCGCGAGGATCAGCAGGAGCGCCAACGGCACGACCACCTGCAGCCGCTGGCGCGCCGACAACAACTGCTCGAACTGGCCGCCCCACGCCGTCCAATAGCCGGCCGGGATGGTGACCTCGTCTTTGATGCGCTGTTCGGCGTCGTCGACGAACGAGCCGATGTCGCGCCCGCGCACGTTGGCGGTCACCACCACGCGGCGCTTCCCGTTCTCGCGGCTGACCTGGTTGGGGCCGGTCGCGATTTCGAACGTGGCGATCGAACCCAGGGGCACATAGTCACGCGCGCCGGACGCCGGCGGCAGCGGCACCGGCAGCCGCTCGAGTCCCTCGATGTTCGTGCGGAGAACCTCGGGCAGGCGCACGACGATGTCGAAGCGACGGTCGCCCTCGTAAACCTGCCCGCTGGTCCTGCCGCCAATCGCGACCTCGATCACTTCCTGCACGTCGGCGACGTTCAGGCCCAGCCTGGCCATGGCCGGCCGATCGATCTGCACCGTCAGCATTGGCAGCCCGGTCGTCTGCTCGACCTTGACGTCGGCGGCGCCCTCGACGGCGGCCAGCACCTGCTCCACGTCGGCGCTCACGGCCTCCAACGTCGCCATGTCGTCGCCGAAAATCTTCACGGCCACGTCGCTGCGCACGCCGGCGATCAGCTCGTTGAAGCGCATCTGGATCGGCTGGGTGAACTCGTAGTTGTTGCCCGGCAGGTGGAGCAAGTCCGCTTCCAGCTGCTCCACCAGGGACGCCTTTGGCCGGGCCGGGTCGGGCCACAGGGCGGGCGGCTTCAGCATCACGTAGGTGTCGGCCACGCTCGGCGGCATCGGATCGTTTGCGATCTCGGCGGTGCCGATCTTCGAGAACACGTAGTCCACCTCCGGGTAGGTCTTCAGCTTGCGTTCCACCGCGTGCTGCATCTCCACCGCTGTCGTCAGGCTCGTGCCCGGGATGCGGAGGGCGTGCACCAGCAGGTCGCCTTCATCGAGGCTGGGCAGGAATTCCGTTCCCAGGCGCGTCGCCATGACCCCGGTAACCAGCATCAAGGCGGCCGCGGCCACGACCGTGGCCAGCCGGTTGTTGAGCACCATTCTCAACGCCGGTTGATATACGCGCATGGCACCGAGCACCAGCACGTTTTCTTTCTCCGACATCCGGCCGGTCATGAAGATCGCGAGCGCCGCCGGCACGAACGTCAACGTCAGGATCATGGCGCCGGTGAGCGCCGCCAGCACGGTGAACGCCATCGGGTAGAACATCTTCCCTTCGATCCCGGTCAGGGTCAGGATCGGCAGGTAGACGATCATGATGATCAGCTCGCCGAAGATGGTGGCGCGGCGCACCTGGCGCGAGGCGTCGAACACCACCTCGAATCGCTCGGCCCGGGTCAGCAGCCGCCCAAGTTCATGCTGCCGCTCGCCCAGGCGGCGGACGCAGTTCTCGACGATGATGACCGCCCCATCGACGATGATGCCGAAGTCGAGGGCCCCCAGGCTCAGCAGGTTGCCGCTGACGCCGCGCTCGACCATGCCGGTGATGGCGAACAGCATCGACAGCGGGATGACGCAGGCGGTGATGATCGCGGCGCGGATGTTCCCGAGGAAGACGAACAGGACGAGGATGACCAGCAGCGCGCCGATCATCAGGTTGTGCTGCACCGTCTCGATGGTCGCGTCCACCAGCTTCGAGCGGTCGTAGACGGTCTTGGCCACGACGCCGGCGGGCAGGGTGCGGTTGACCTCGGCCATGCGGTCGGCGACTCGCCGCGACACGACACGGCTGTTCTCCCCCATCAGCATGAAGGCGGTGCCGACCACGACCTCGCGGCCGTCTTCAGTGGCCGCGCCCGTGCGCAGCTCCTGCCCAAGGGCCACCTGCGCCACGTCGCTCACGTAGGTCGGGGTGCCCCGTGCGTGCCCGACCACGATCTTCTCGATATCGGCCAGCGTCGCAACTTGCCCCGGCGCCCGCACCAGGTACTGCTCGCCGCGCCGCTCGATGTAGCCGGCGCCGACATTGGCGTTGTTGGCGGCCAGCGCCGTCATCACGTCGCGGAACGTGAGCCCGTAGGCCACCAGTTTCGCGGGATCGGGGGTGACGTGAAACTGCTTGGTGTAACCGCCGATGCTGTTGACGTCGGCGACGCCGGGCACCGTGCGCAGTTGGGGACGCACGATCCAGTCCTGCACCGTGCGCAGGTCCATGCCGGTGTACGGCTCGCCCGCCGCGGTGCGCGCCTCTTCACCGGCCTCCACCGTCCACAGGAAGATCTCACCCAGGCCCGTGGCAATGGGGCCCATCGACGGCGTGATGCCGGCCGGCAACTGGTCGCGGGCTTCGAGAATGCGCTCGTTGACGAGCTGGCGCGAGAAGTAGATGTCGGTGCCGTCCTCGAAGATCACGGTGACCTGCGACAACCCGTACCGGGAGATCGAGCGGGTCTCGAGCAGGCGCGGCAGGCCGGCCATGGCGGTCTCGACCAGGTAGGTGATGCGCTGCTCGACCTCGAGGGGCGAGTATCCCGGCGCTTCGGTGTTGATTTGCACCTGGACGTTCGTGATGTCGGGCACCGCGTCGATCGGCAGCCGCTGGTAGTTGTAGACGCCGAACACCGCGGCGCCGAGGGTCGTCATCAAGACGACCCATCGCTGCGCGATGGCGAACTGGAGAATGCGTTCGATCATGCCGGTCCTTGTGGGTGTCTGGCTCATGGCGGCACTAGTGATCGTGGGTGGCGCCGAGCTTGCCGATCTCGGCCTTCACGGCAAAGCTGTTGGTGGCGGCGAACCGCTCCCCTGCCTTCAGTCCGCTCAGCACCTCGATCCACACGCCATCGGAGCGGCCGAGCGCCAGCGGACGCGCCTCGAACCAGTCGCCGTAGCGCACGAACACCACCTGCCAGTCGCGAAAGGTCTGGATGGCCTCGACCGGGACCGCCAAGGGGACCGTCGCGGACGACTGCTCGAGCCTCACGGTCACGAACAGGCCGGGCCGCCACGCGCCGCCGGTATTCGGCACGACGATGCGAGCCGTGGCGCGGCGGTTCTGCTCGCCAATCAACGCGCCGATGAAGGTGACCCGGCCCGGCACCTCCAGGCCGAGGTCGTTGGCCACGACCGTGGCCGGCTGCCCCTGCCGCACGCGAACCAGATCCTTGGCGGGAATGCTGGCCTCAATCCAGACCGAGCTGAGATCGGCGATCACGAAGATGTTGCGATCGGCCGGCACGGCTTCGCCGACGGTGAGGTCGCGCTCGACCACCGTGCCGGCAATGGGCGCGCGAATCTCGTAGCGCGGCAGGCTGTCGGGCGCGGCGGTGCTCAGCGCATTCACCGCCACCTGGGTCAAGCCCAGCGCGACCAGCTTCTGGCTCGCCAGGTCCTGCCCGAGGCGCGCCTCATCGAACTGCCTTCGCGCTTCGAGGTATTCCTGTTCGGCGGAGATCTTTTTCTTCCACAGGTTCTCCTCCCGGTCCACGGCGACGCGCGCGAACTGGAGGCGCTGCGCGGCCGCCAGGA from Vicinamibacterales bacterium carries:
- a CDS encoding efflux RND transporter periplasmic adaptor subunit; its protein translation is MKSRSLILIAAIILAAVGATLWLLRDAPDQPEAGESAPGPLDYPRGPHGARLLSGDDFQVEVTIYETGVEPHFRIYPLDRDGRPMAPREVTLRVELHRLGGRVDRITFVPEADYLRGEAVVEEPHSFDVTVHAVRNGRTQEWTYSQIEGKVQLADDTLKSAGIEIQAVGPRRMITTFEVPGEIKADETRVARVVPRLQGVVVEVMSKEGDRVQRGDLMAVISSRELADAKSAFLAAAQRLQFARVAVDREENLWKKKISAEQEYLEARRQFDEARLGQDLASQKLVALGLTQVAVNALSTAAPDSLPRYEIRAPIAGTVVERDLTVGEAVPADRNIFVIADLSSVWIEASIPAKDLVRVRQGQPATVVANDLGLEVPGRVTFIGALIGEQNRRATARIVVPNTGGAWRPGLFVTVRLEQSSATVPLAVPVEAIQTFRDWQVVFVRYGDWFEARPLALGRSDGVWIEVLSGLKAGERFAATNSFAVKAEIGKLGATHDH
- a CDS encoding CusA/CzcA family heavy metal efflux RND transporter; amino-acid sequence: MIERILQFAIAQRWVVLMTTLGAAVFGVYNYQRLPIDAVPDITNVQVQINTEAPGYSPLEVEQRITYLVETAMAGLPRLLETRSISRYGLSQVTVIFEDGTDIYFSRQLVNERILEARDQLPAGITPSMGPIATGLGEIFLWTVEAGEEARTAAGEPYTGMDLRTVQDWIVRPQLRTVPGVADVNSIGGYTKQFHVTPDPAKLVAYGLTFRDVMTALAANNANVGAGYIERRGEQYLVRAPGQVATLADIEKIVVGHARGTPTYVSDVAQVALGQELRTGAATEDGREVVVGTAFMLMGENSRVVSRRVADRMAEVNRTLPAGVVAKTVYDRSKLVDATIETVQHNLMIGALLVILVLFVFLGNIRAAIITACVIPLSMLFAITGMVERGVSGNLLSLGALDFGIIVDGAVIIVENCVRRLGERQHELGRLLTRAERFEVVFDASRQVRRATIFGELIIMIVYLPILTLTGIEGKMFYPMAFTVLAALTGAMILTLTFVPAALAIFMTGRMSEKENVLVLGAMRVYQPALRMVLNNRLATVVAAAALMLVTGVMATRLGTEFLPSLDEGDLLVHALRIPGTSLTTAVEMQHAVERKLKTYPEVDYVFSKIGTAEIANDPMPPSVADTYVMLKPPALWPDPARPKASLVEQLEADLLHLPGNNYEFTQPIQMRFNELIAGVRSDVAVKIFGDDMATLEAVSADVEQVLAAVEGAADVKVEQTTGLPMLTVQIDRPAMARLGLNVADVQEVIEVAIGGRTSGQVYEGDRRFDIVVRLPEVLRTNIEGLERLPVPLPPASGARDYVPLGSIATFEIATGPNQVSRENGKRRVVVTANVRGRDIGSFVDDAEQRIKDEVTIPAGYWTAWGGQFEQLLSARQRLQVVVPLALLLILALLFATFGNVRDALLVFSGVPLAMTGGVLVLWLRDIPFSISAAVGFIALSGVAVLNGLVMLTFINRLRADGASVDEAVFHGALARLRPVLMTAMVASLGFLPMALATGTGAEVQRPLATVVVGGILSSTVLTLLVLPVLYAVFARERREVEL